The region AGACGGTGAAGCCGAAGCGCTCCGAGTCGGGGAGGTCGGCGAGCGGGTTGCCGCTCGGGTGGACGTCGCGGATCGAGCCGCACTGGGCGCAGACCAGGTGGTGGTGCGGACGGTGCGCGTTCGGGTCATAGCGCTTGGCGCGCTTGTCCGTCGCGACTTCCAGCACCTCGCCTAGCGAGACCAGCTCACCCAACGTGTTGTAGACGGTCGCCCGGGAGATCTCGGGCAGCTTGGCGACGGCCCGGGCATGCACCTCGTCGGCCGTCAGATGGACGTGATCGCCGTCGAGGACCTCGGCCACGACACGCCGCTGCGCGGTCATTCGCCATCCGCGTCCGCGCAGTCGTTCCAAGAGGTCACTCATGCAGGCCAGCTTAACAGCAAGGTGACCAGATCCCGAATGGGTGTGACTTTGGATGAATGCTTGAATTAGATTGTGTCTAATGTAGGATCGGTTCGGCATTGGGTGATCCGTAATGACGCAGGAGGCGCACGTGACGCAGGGACCGCTTACGACAGAGGCCGGCGCGCCGGT is a window of Streptomyces sp. NBC_00271 DNA encoding:
- a CDS encoding Fur family transcriptional regulator, with amino-acid sequence MSDLLERLRGRGWRMTAQRRVVAEVLDGDHVHLTADEVHARAVAKLPEISRATVYNTLGELVSLGEVLEVATDKRAKRYDPNAHRPHHHLVCAQCGSIRDVHPSGNPLADLPDSERFGFTVSDVEVTYRGLCPNCASA